One genomic window of Camelina sativa cultivar DH55 chromosome 5, Cs, whole genome shotgun sequence includes the following:
- the LOC104789355 gene encoding F-box protein At1g69090-like codes for MASPALALAQSPPLKSPAVSVTRIIPHCWSELPLDLMRMVFERLGFLDFDRAKSVCSSWQYGSRQCKPNNKIPWMVLFPVDKNYCLLMNPEDKEKIYKSQHLGDNFAKSICLTTYRSWLLMQHRYKEKEVLTRTYPKHYVYIIDLLTHERINLPAFKSDKYGLSNPILWIDEKTKDYLVIGMANSFILISFKKGNNSWKEIPQLPKSCTDDCFNMVYKDHMLFCLNCSFLHIFDFSGEVPLKFFRTSVRGYIPTEGGYISRPCNPCMSFCKCNMVVTLSGDVLIVKSFVPRGPKTWTFEIYKMDPSTENNWEEIDSLGDESILLELGITVLAKGQEGITRNSIYFTENKYFGGYEKNGIFIFNLDTKKVEQQPQPFVSLSIPLSHAQWFLPNFKRE; via the coding sequence ATGGCCTCCCCAGCGTTAGCCTTAGCCCAATCTCCTCCTCTAAAATCTCCAGCCGTCTCAGTCACTCGAATAATTCCTCATTGCTGGTCTGAGCTTCCTCTTGATCTCATGCGAATGGTTTTCGAACGCCttggatttttggattttgaccGAGCTAAATCGGTTTGTTCATCTTGGCAATATGGTTCGAGACAATGTAAGCCAAACAATAAGATCCCTTGGATGGTTCTATTCCCCGTGGACAAGAATTATTGTCTCTTGATGAATCctgaagataaagaaaagatcTACAAAAGTCAACATCTTGGTGACAATTTTGCAAAGAGTATTTGTTTGACGACTTATCGAAGCTGGCTTTTGATGCAACATCgttacaaagagaaagaagttcTTACTCGTACTTATCCAAAgcattatgtatatattatcgATCTTTTAACGCACGAGAGAATCAATCTACCAGCTTTCAAGTCAGATAAATATGGACTCTCCAACCCGATATTATGGATAGACGAGAAAACCAAAGACTACCTGGTTATCGGAATGGCTAATTCATTCATTCTGATTTCGTTCAAGAAAGGAAATAACTCGTGGAAAGAGATCCCCCAGTTGCCAAAGTCATGTACCGACGACTGTTTTAACATGGTATACAAAGATCACATGCTTTTTTGTCTCAACTGTTCTTTTCTCCATATTTTCGATTTTTCTGGAGAAGTTCCTCTGAAATTTTTCAGAACTAGTGTACGTGGATACATACCTACTGAAGGAGGTTACATTAGCCGTCCTTGTAATCCATGTATGAGTTTCTGTAAGTGTAATATGGTAGTCACTCTAAGTGGAGATGTCTTAATTGTAAAGAGCTTTGTTCCGCGTGGGCCCAAAACATGGACCTTTGAAATCTACAAGATGGATCCATCGACGGAGAACAATTGGGAGGAAATTGATTCTCTGGGTGATGAGTCAATTCTTCTAGAGTTGGGTATTACGGTGCTTGCTAAGGGCCAAGAGGGAATCACTCGTAACTCCATCTACTTCACTGAAAATAAGTATTTTGGGGGATATGAAAAGAATGGAATCTTCATATTCAATCTTGATACAAAGAAAGTTgaacaacaaccacaaccatttgtttctttgtccaTTCCATTGTCTCATGCTCAATGGTTCTTACCAAATTTCAAAAGAGAATGA